Genomic window (Pradoshia sp. D12):
GCAAAAAAACTGCACACTTTGCATGTGCAGCCATCATTGAATATTTTGCTCTTTTAATTTTTCTTCCAATTCCTTTGCCTTCTGTACCTGCTTACGATTATAAACAATGATAAACCGCATCGTTAACACTGCAAACAATGTAAAAATGGCCATCGTTAATCCGGCTGGAATGTATTCTCTTTTATCTTCAGGAAAATACAAGAATAATCCTATAATAAACGCTAATGGCTGAGACATGTTTGGAGACACCCCTTCCTGATTTGAAAACATTTGAATTTTAACCATATTATAACACGACCAGGGTGAGTATAAGTGATATTTGATTATCCTCATTTATAAATAAGAAAAAAGCTGCCGAGTCATCGACAGCCTACTTACATTATAGGGATTATTTTAGGATGTTGATTTTTTCAATCACTACATCATAAACCGGTTTATCGTTAGGACCTACTTTAGTAGTTGCGATGTCATCTACAACATCCATTCCTTCAGTAACTTGTCCAAACACGGTATGTCTGTGGTCAAGCCAAGGAGTTCCGCCTATTTCCATGTATTTTTCCACTGCTTCCTGAGGATATCCCGCTTGTTCCATTTGTCCTTTTAGATTCGCTTCAACAGCACCTTTTTGAACAATAAAGAATTGACTTCCATTTGTACCAGGGCCGGCATTTGCCATAGACAAAGCACCACGGAAATTAAATAAATCCATCGTGAATTCATCTTCGAATGATTGACCCCAAATGCTTTCTCCACCCATTCCTGTTCCAGTTGGATCTCCGCCTTGAATCATGAAATCATTGATCACGCGGTGGAAAATGATCCCCTCGTAGTATCCATTTTCTGCATGAGTCAGGAAATTTTCAACCGCTTTAGGAGCTTGGTCAGGGAATAATTTGATTTGGATGGAACCTTTATTAGTTACCATCTCCACTAATCTTTCATTACCTTGTACTTCTGTAAATTGAGGTAATACTGTCATTTTATCTTCGCCTTCTTTCTCTTTAATGGTTTGATCCAGCTTTAAAGTTGTTTGATCACCAGATTGGAATACCTTATCTTTTATATACAGATTCCAAATCGCTGCACCAAGGAGGATTATTAATAATAGTATCATGGTCTTCCATTTCATTTAAACTACCTCCAATTTTTCACTTTACACGATTCTCAAAAAAAAAGCATCTTTCTGAAGAGCTTTTTATAGGATTGATTATGGTACATCGGTATGATAGAGAAGAACAGATATGAATGGGGGATAAAAATGAATGAACTCACTATTGGCGACCAAGTGATTGCACATTATAAAACCGGTAAATATGTAGGCGAAATCACCAATATCCGAACAAATGGATATATGGTTGTTAAAATACTGGCTGTATTAAAGCACCCTATGCAGGGAGATCTTCATCATCCAAAACAAACAGAAGTTGATTTTTTCCATGAGCGAAAGGCTTTAGCTTACAGGGAACAAACCAACATCCCGGTAAACATGGTGAAACCGTTTAAAGGGGAAATTCCTGATTACACAGAATCCCTGCGCCAGTCTCTTGAAACATTAAAACAGGAATTGCAAAAAGAAGAATCAAAGTGGTCAGATATGTCTTTGTCAGCTATATCGAATATAGAGCGCGAGTATTTTCCAATATGATAAACATAAAAAACCAAATCACTCTTTACTGATTTGGTTTTTTACGTCAACCCATTAAATAACTGTGAAAAATCCACAACGTCTCCGATTGTCGTTGGCTTATAGTTATCCACATACCTCCTGTCCTGCTCAATTAATGTAAACAGTTCATAAGTCATTCTGGCATCATCCAAAGCACGATGCCAAACGCCTTTAGCCTTGTCCCCATATTGCTGAACTGCTTTCCATAGGCCTGTCTGATTTCGGTCACCAAAGAATTTTTGATACTCAATCGATAAATCCAATTGCTTTCCCGTTAAAGGGAATATATGTCCTGAATACTGACAGTTTTGCTTTAACACCTTCATATCCATGTTTCCCCATGTAGCAATCGTTGGAGAGTTAGGATGATCCAATTCTCGCAGTAAACTGTGAAAAACATCAAATTCCACCCCTGTCTTAAGATCATCTTCGGTAATGTGCAAAAAGTTCTTACATCGGTTCGTTAACGACTGAAATACTCTGGGCAGGACATAAGAATTGTATTGATTGACTATTGTTCCACTCTTTACCTCGATAATTCCATATTCAATGATTTCAGGAAAGAACCCATTCGGATTATTTCGATCCTCTGGCATTGTAAATTCAAAATCTATGAATAAATAGTGGTCATCCTTCTTCACAATGATACAACCTCCTTGTTTTCGTGTAATCTATTGCTCCTTCCAAATTTTCCTCTTTTAACCATAAAATCAATACGATATAGTTAAATATACGAATAGAATTCCAGGTGGGTAAAAATGAGAAAATCAATTGGATTTTGTATGATTTTATTACTGGTTCCATCCTTATACGGATTGAGTACATTAACACTGAATGAGTTTTCCAAATTGCAAAGCCTCAATCATGTTTTGGACACCAATTTACAAATAGATCAATCAGCCATGCAGCTTAACAGTACAATCACAGATTCCGATGGACAATTATCAGAGAAATCTATCAAACAGAGAATCGGAAATATATAAAGGATGCTGATATCCCTCAAATTTTAAAGGATATTTACGTAGTTTCAGAGGATCAACATTTTTATTCACATAAGGGGTTTGATTTATCAGCTATTAGCAGAGCGTTCATAATTAATACGGAAAGCAGGGGAATTCATCAAGGGGGCAGCACCATTACACAACAGCTCGCTCGAAATTTATTCCTCACAAATGAACGTACATATAATCGTAAATTAACTGAACTGCTTTACGCCTATCAGCTTGAGCGTGATTTTTCAAAAGATTAACTATTAAATACTTACATAATTGCAATTTACTATGGTAACAGTTCCTATGGAATTGAAGCTGCTGCTCATTTTTATTTTTCCAAATCAGCAAAGAATCTCAAGCATGGTGAACTCTCTTTTCTAGCGGCAATTCCTAATAACCCTAGTCTTTATGACCCGCTGACTAATTTCCAAAATACAAAAAAACGCCAGGTTAGACTTCTGCAGCAACTTGAGAATAAGAATTTCATAACGAATGGAGAAAAAGAGCAAATTTTAAAAGAATCAATAAAATTAAATCTTTCCAAACGAATCCAAGAATTTCCTGATTATACCGATTACACGCTGGCTGAATTTCGTCAGCTGGTCGCAGAGCAGGATGGTTATCAGTTTTCTGGTTTATCTGAACAAGAATCTAATCAATTAACAGAGAAATTAGATAACCGCATCACGGAACTGCTGCATTCAGGAATTACGATCCACACTTTTTCTCGATTCAGATATTCAGAAAAAGCCAAATCAGCCGTTAGTAGCATCCTGCCTTATAAAAACGTTGAAGCATCAGCGGTAGTTATTAATCATTCTACTCATGAGCTTGTCTCATTGATTGGGGGAAAAACATATAAACCCTCAACATTTAATCGAGCCCATTAAAGTTTTCGTCAGCCAGGATCTACGATTAAACCATTGCTGGTATATGCGCCTTATTTGAAAACTAATAAGGATCCAAAAAATAGACGCTTCAGCGATATGCATCGAAAATTACTGCCCAGAGAACTATGGTCATTCAACATATAGCAATCTTCCACTCAATCAGGCAATGGCCAAATCGGTTAATACTGCAGCTGTTCGATTGCTTCAAAAAACAGGTAGCTTATATAGGAGGAAAAACCGGTACAACAAATGATTATCATGATTTATGGTTTATTGGGATGACTGCTTCGTATACTGGTGGGGTCTGGGTGGGCAAGGATCAGCCGTCCAGTATTGATTTTTTAAATAAAAGTCAGCCGCAAATACAAATATGGAAAAGCATGATGTATTCTCTCTATTAGAGGTTCATCATGCTTTTTCCTTTACAGCGGAAGTCCCGCCATTATACTATTATATAATTTTAAGACAGAGAGACAGACTGCCAATAACAGAACGGCCCAGATAGTTACATGAAAAAATATAATCCCTATCAATCAGGTACCCGATAAGGATGAACTGATTTTATACAGAAAGTATATAAAAGCGAATAATGAAGTAAGTAAAAAGCAGCCTGCAAGCAACCAAAGACAACATAACATAGATATAAGTCCACCTATCAGAAAAATGATAGAAGTCCCTCTCAGCTTTTGCAGGTCTTCTCCCACCTTATCCTTTGAGAAAAATAAAAGTGACAGTTCCAAAAAGGTATCGACAAGAAGCTTTAACGCAGCAAGTAACATAAAAAAACAGATAAAGAACAATAATATTTAATATGGATCTCTGATAACAATCCAGTCATGCCTGAATAGAGCCCATTGCTTTTTAAAAATGCAATCATTCTTACCATAAGATGAACAGCAAAGAACAGACTAAATGCCATTATCGATAATAAGGGAAAATAACCTGTTACATATGTATTCTTCATTTTCATTATTCCTTATACTTCACATTTTCCCATTATAAACCATTTATCGGAAAGGAGAATTAAATTTTTAAATTTTTTCCTTCATATAATACATGGTTAAAACACATGAATACCAGTCTTTTCAAGTACAGTCTAATATAAATTTGCTGTATAATTTGCTATGCTGAATGTACGGATTGGTACATTTTGTTGTAATTTTTCAATATTTTATAATTTTTTAAGGGAGGTCCTTATGTCAATGCTTCACTTGAGTATATTACTGCCTTTTTTGGCTGCGATATGTATTCCGTTTATAGGCAAATATGCTCGTAAAATACATACCGGATGGTTCGTACTCATTATACCTATCGTATTATTTGGTTATTTGTTTACGTTCCTGCCTGAAATAACGGATCATCAATCCATAACAGCTAGTTTTGAGTGGATTCCTTCACTAAACATATCATTTGATGTTTATGTAGACGGATTAGGCCTGCTCTTCGCTATGCTGATCACAGGTATTGGTACACTAGTTATTCTGTACTCCATCTTTTATATGGACAAAACAAAAGAAAAACTGAGTAATTTTTATGTTTATTTACTATTATTTATGGGGGCTATGCTTGGGGTTGTCCTATCTGACAACTTAATCGTCCTTTATACGTTTTGGGAATTTACCAGCCTTTCTTCCTTCCTGCTGATTGGCTATTGGCATGAGAGAAAAGGATCTCGCTACGGAGCGCAAAAATCATTATTAATCACCTTTTTAGGTGGCTTATCCATGCTAGGAGGTTTTATAACCCTCTCTGTAATGGGAAATACCTTCAGCATCAGAGAATTAATTTCAATGGCTCCTGATTTGGTAAACCATCCTCTTTTTTATTTTTTCGATGATACTCGTTTTATTAGGGGCATTCACGAAGTCTGCCCAATTCCCATTCCACATTTGGTTACCTGATGCAATGGAAGCACCTACACCAGTCAGTGCATATCTTCATTCAGCAACGATGGTTAAAGCAGGTATCTATTTAGTAGCACGTTTGAGCCCTATATTTGCTTTATCAGGTGAATGGGTATGGATTATCGGCCTGGTCGGTATCATAACCTTAATTTGGGGTTCCTTTAATGCAGTACGTCAGTATGATTTAAAAGGGATTCTTGCCTACTCAACAGTCAGCCAGCTCGGCTTAATCATGTCCCTGCTTGGCATCGGTGCGGCTTCCCTCCATTTTGGATCAGCCGAGAATAATGTATATATTGCCGCTGTTTCGGCAGCTGTTTTTCACCTAATTAACCATGCAACCTTTAAAGGTTCATTATTCATGGCAGTCGGTATAATTGATCACGAAACGGGAACTAGGGATATTCGTAAACTGGGCGGATTAATGACCATAATGCCAATCACTTTTACTATTGCTGCAATCGGAGCATTCTCAATGGCAGGCTTGCCTCCATTCAATGGCTTCTTGAGTAAGGAAATGTTCTTTGGCAGCCTATTAGATATAACAAAAGCAGATTTTCTTAACCTGCAAACATGGGGTAATTTATTCCCTGTTATTGGATGGCTGGCAAGTGTATTCACATTTGTTTACTGTATGATTCTTTTATTTAGAACATTTGGCGGCAAACTTCAGCCTGAAAAATTAACGAAAAAACCACATGAAGCACCGATTGGATTATTGATTTCACCAATCACGCTTGCAGCCTTGGTTATTATTTTTGGATTATTTCCAAACATCCTTACTTCAACAATTATTGAGCCAGCTACTGCAGCTATCCTGCCGAGCCTTTATGAAAACGGAAACCCTCCGCATCTTCATATACAAATGTGGCACGGAGTAAATGGCGCATTATTAATGACAATCGGAGTTGTCATCTTAGGAATTATCTTGTATAAGTTCTATCCAAAATGGAGCAAGATTTATACGTATTTCTCTGATAAATACACATTAAACAATGCATATAATATGGGATTAAGATCACTGGATACAGGTTCACGTCTCATTACCCGCGGATATATGAACGGGAGTATCCATGATTATTTAGTTTATATATTTGGCTTCTTGATTATCAGTTTACTTTATACGGTTTGGAAAACCGATAGCTTTGCATTCGAAACAACCAGTATGACTCCAATTGGGGTATACGAAGTTATTTTGATCTTTATCTTAGTTCTGGCTTCAATCATGATTCTATTTGCAAAATCGAGACTGACTTCAATCATTTTAATGGGAGCGGTTGGTTATACGGTATCACTTTTATTTGTTCTATTTAGGGCACCTGATTTAGCCTTAACTCAATTTGTCATTGAAACAGTATCTACATCGCTGTTCTTGCTTTGTTTCTATCACTTGCCGAAGTATAAACCAAAGGAAAAGCGTATGCGTTTTAAATTGACAAACCTGGCAATCTCTCTCGGTGTCGGAATTACGATGACACTTATCGCGCTGGCTTCTCACAGTACGAAGCTATTTGAATCCATCTCTGAATTTTATAAAGAGGTTACGTACAAAGAAGCTGGTGGAGAGAATATGGTTAACGTAATCCTGGTTGACTTCCGTGGTTTGGATACCATGTTTGAAATCACCGTATTATCCATTGCAGCCATGGGAATTTACACCATGATTAAACTCCGTCTCACGAAAAGAGGAGGGGAAGAATGAAAACAAATGATTTAATTTTACAGACGGTTACTAAAATCGCAACTTTTATTATTATTTTGTTCTCTATACACATTTTCTTTGCCGGACACTATACGCCGGGCGGTGGATTTATCGGTGGTCTTATGACTTCTTCTGCCATCATTCTTTTATTGCTGGCATTTGATTTAAAAACCGTAAAAAGTTTTCTGCCGGTAAATTATTTATCGTTGATAGCTGTGGGGTTGTTGTTATCTGTCGGGACTGGAGCTGGTGCGTTATTCTTCGATGCTCCTTTCCTGACGCACGCCTTTGATTATTTTGATTTGCCGCTCCTTGGAAAAACATCCCTTCATACAGCAGTTATCTTTGATACGGGTGTTTATCTAGTTGTAATCGGCGTGACAATGACCATTATTCAAACGATTGGGGAGAGTGAATGATGGAGATTTTAATGTGTTTTGCTATAGGAATTCTATTTACGATTTCCACCTATTTACTTTTATCAAAAAGCTTGCTTCGTATCATTATTGGAACAAGCATATTGAGCCATGCGGTGAATTTATTGGTTCTTACCATGGGAGGATTAAAACAAGGAGCTGTGCCTATCTTAAGTGAACACGCCAAATCCTATGTGGATCCGCTGCCACAGGCATTAATCCTGACAGCGATTGTAATTAGCTTCGGTGTCACATCTTTCTTCCTGGTATTGGCCTATCGTTCCTATCAGGAACTTGGAACGGATAACATGGATCAACTGAGAGGAAATAAGTCATATGAATAACCTTGTTATATTACCTATTTTACTTCCGTTATTGACAGGAATTTTATTGTTATTCCTTGCGAAAAAAATAAATGCCCAACGAATAGTCGCCTTGGCCTCATCTATACTGGTCCTGGTAGTTACCTTTTCACTTTTAATAGAGGTAAAAACAAATGGCATTCTAACCTTGCAGGCCGGCAGCTGGGATGCCCCTTTCGGAATTAGTCTTGTAGCGGATATGCTGGCAGCCTTACTGGTTTTAACTACATCTCTTATTACATTAGTAACGATTATTTATTCTTTTAAAAATATTGATGCAAACCGTGAAAAATATTTCTACTATGCCCTTATCCAATTTTTAATTGTAGGTGTTAACGGGGCATTTTTGACCGGAGATATATTCAACTTATTTGTATTTTTTGAAGTAATGC
Coding sequences:
- a CDS encoding peptidylprolyl isomerase encodes the protein MKWKTMILLLIILLGAAIWNLYIKDKVFQSGDQTTLKLDQTIKEKEGEDKMTVLPQFTEVQGNERLVEMVTNKGSIQIKLFPDQAPKAVENFLTHAENGYYEGIIFHRVINDFMIQGGDPTGTGMGGESIWGQSFEDEFTMDLFNFRGALSMANAGPGTNGSQFFIVQKGAVEANLKGQMEQAGYPQEAVEKYMEIGGTPWLDHRHTVFGQVTEGMDVVDDIATTKVGPNDKPVYDVVIEKINILK
- a CDS encoding Na(+)/H(+) antiporter subunit B; the protein is MKTNDLILQTVTKIATFIIILFSIHIFFAGHYTPGGGFIGGLMTSSAIILLLLAFDLKTVKSFLPVNYLSLIAVGLLLSVGTGAGALFFDAPFLTHAFDYFDLPLLGKTSLHTAVIFDTGVYLVVIGVTMTIIQTIGESE
- a CDS encoding Na(+)/H(+) antiporter subunit C, with product MEILMCFAIGILFTISTYLLLSKSLLRIIIGTSILSHAVNLLVLTMGGLKQGAVPILSEHAKSYVDPLPQALILTAIVISFGVTSFFLVLAYRSYQELGTDNMDQLRGNKSYE
- a CDS encoding kinase-associated lipoprotein B, which gives rise to MNELTIGDQVIAHYKTGKYVGEITNIRTNGYMVVKILAVLKHPMQGDLHHPKQTEVDFFHERKALAYREQTNIPVNMVKPFKGEIPDYTESLRQSLETLKQELQKEESKWSDMSLSAISNIEREYFPI
- the kapD gene encoding 3'-5' exonuclease KapD, with protein sequence MKKDDHYLFIDFEFTMPEDRNNPNGFFPEIIEYGIIEVKSGTIVNQYNSYVLPRVFQSLTNRCKNFLHITEDDLKTGVEFDVFHSLLRELDHPNSPTIATWGNMDMKVLKQNCQYSGHIFPLTGKQLDLSIEYQKFFGDRNQTGLWKAVQQYGDKAKGVWHRALDDARMTYELFTLIEQDRRYVDNYKPTTIGDVVDFSQLFNGLT